Proteins encoded together in one Bos indicus isolate NIAB-ARS_2022 breed Sahiwal x Tharparkar chromosome 3, NIAB-ARS_B.indTharparkar_mat_pri_1.0, whole genome shotgun sequence window:
- the LOC109578847 gene encoding heterogeneous nuclear ribonucleoprotein A1-like: protein MSKSESPKEPEQLRKLFIGGLSFETTDESLRSHFEQWGTLTDCVVMRDPNIKLSRGFGFVTYTTVEEVDAAMNARPQKVDGRVVEPKRAVSREDSQRPGAHLTVKKIFVGGIKEDTEEHHLRDYFEQYRKIEVIEIMTDRGSGKKRGFAFVTFDDHDSVDKIVFQKYHTGNGHNCEVRKALSKQEMASASSSQRGRSGSGNFDGGRGGGFGGNDNFGRGGNFSGRGGFAGSRGGGGYGGSGDGYNGFGNDGSNFGGGRSYNDFGNYNNQSSNFGPMKGGNFGGRSSGPYGDGGQYFAKP, encoded by the coding sequence ATGTCTAAATCAGAGTCTCCCAAAGAGCCGGAACAGCTGCGGAAGCTCTTCATCGGAGGATTGAGCTTTGAAACAACCGATGAGAGTCTGAGGAGCCATTTTGAGCAATGGGGAACGCTCACAGACTGTGTGGTAATGAGGGATCCAAACATCAAGCTCTCCAGAGGCTTTGGGTTTGTCACATACACCACGGTGGAGGAGGTGGATGCGGCCATGAATGCAAGGCCACAGAAGGTGGACGGAAGAGTTGTGGAACCAAAGAGGGCCGTCTCAAGAGAAGATTCTCAAAGACCTGGTGCCCACTTAACTGTGAAAAAGATTTTTGTTGGTGGCATTAAAGAAGACACTGAAGAACATCACCTGAGAGATTATTTTGAACAGTATAGAAAAATTGAAGTAATTGAAATCATGACTGACCGAGGCAGTGGCAAAAAGAGAGGCTTTGCTTTTGTAACCTTTGATGACCATGACTCCGTAGACAAGATTGTCTTTCAGAAATACCACACTGGGAATGGCCACAACTGTGAAGTGAGAAAAGCCCTGTCTAAGCAAGAGAtggctagtgcttcatccagccagagaGGTCGAAGTGGTTCTGGAAACTTTGATGGCGGTCGTGGAGGTGGTTTTGGTGGGAATGACAACTTTGGTCGTGGAGGAAACTTCAGTGGTCGAGGTGGCTTTGCTGGCAGCCGTGGTGGTGGCGGATATGGTGGCAGCGGGGATGGATATAATGGATTTGGTAATGACGGAAGCAATTTTGGAGGTGGCAGAAGCTACAATGATTTTGGCAATTACAACAATCAATCCTCAAATTTTGGACCCATGAAAGGAGGAAACTTTGGAGGCAGAAGTTCTGGCCCCTATGGTGATGGAGGCCAATACTTTGCCAAACCATGA